From a region of the Teredinibacter turnerae genome:
- a CDS encoding TIGR03546 family protein, whose amino-acid sequence MQLLLKFLKALNSEAGPWQIAFGIALGAIVGLTPFFRLHNVIIIFFVLVLRINISSFIASFLLFSGFAYLLDTTMVALGEQVLTAANLQAMWTALYNSPLGPISQFNHTLTMGSLLVSLIAFPVILFASRVGVVLYRNRVLAWVNRFQLVRVLKASKIYHMYQKLEG is encoded by the coding sequence ATGCAACTGTTGTTGAAATTTTTAAAAGCCTTGAACTCGGAGGCTGGCCCCTGGCAGATCGCGTTTGGTATCGCCCTGGGGGCGATCGTGGGGCTGACCCCGTTTTTTCGTTTGCACAATGTGATCATTATCTTTTTTGTACTGGTGCTCAGAATTAACATCTCAAGTTTTATTGCTTCCTTTCTTTTGTTCTCGGGGTTTGCTTACCTGTTAGACACCACCATGGTGGCACTTGGTGAGCAAGTGCTTACCGCCGCTAATTTGCAGGCAATGTGGACCGCCCTGTACAACTCGCCGCTCGGCCCAATAAGCCAATTTAATCACACGTTAACCATGGGTAGCCTGCTTGTCAGCCTGATTGCTTTTCCAGTGATTCTTTTCGCCAGTCGCGTGGGTGTGGTGTTGTACCGCAATCGTGTTCTGGCCTGGGTTAACCGCTTCCAGTTAGTGCGGGTGCTCAAAGCGAGCAAGATTTACCACATGTATCAGAAGTTGGAGGGCTAG
- a CDS encoding circularly permuted type 2 ATP-grasp protein, giving the protein MRLIVPTTEPSPLVPPELHYRPSSDTADEVYAADGQPRPHWEYLLESLKSLGPKALAERQQKAQRILRDDGATYNIYGEDVRPGRTWELDLVPALISSEEWGVIESGLLERAELFNAILKDLYGERELIRHGIIPPEALFAHGGFLRACHGITTPGDHELIIHGVDMMRTESGDIYILTDRTQAPSGMGYALENRTVMSRVLPSLFRDSQVHRLATFFQRLRQKLSSLSINHDQPRVVLLTPGAHNETYFEHAYLANYLGFPLVQSGDLVVRNGFVWMRSLDGLSRVDVILRRVDDWYCDPVELRSDSQLGVAGLLEVVRAGRVVIANPLGSGVLENPLLFKYLPAISKSLIGREPRMQSVETYWCGDKQDMKYVLANLKDLVIKPVYRGRGEISINVGELPKAEQETLLARVKAEPSQFVAQPLMRACHLPSFVDKSLQPRPAITRSFAVASDTSYTLMPGGLTRLGIVENGFLIAGQAGSQSKDTWVIASEPERASSQEKLAESSGSASENQLLSLPSRVVENLFWMGRYAERAEASLRILRTVFLKLNGEEPISTVSRRHLLEAVTGITATLPGFKDCEPELIDHPDEELLLVAKAPFRLGSVYHTLTCMLQSADESKELLSSDTLRVINDIRDALDNLESALTGGLSAAPEEALDPLVTALMALSGLWQESMVRGVGWQFMNIGRRIERAMQTTCAMQHLLVPVLAENEQTTLMESLLISVEALISYRRRYRARMGISQVLELVMLDTSNPRSLLYQLDQLKNHLSSLPMAKNMVELSPEQRLILEAETSARLSLLSELAADGEEEREKLSALLSKLAELLGTLSNVISDKYFDHRIGPQQLVHNTWDNRS; this is encoded by the coding sequence ATGAGGCTCATTGTGCCAACAACGGAACCCTCCCCACTCGTGCCGCCTGAACTGCATTATCGCCCAAGTAGCGATACTGCCGACGAAGTGTATGCAGCGGATGGTCAACCCCGCCCGCACTGGGAATACCTGCTTGAGTCTCTCAAGTCTCTAGGGCCCAAAGCCCTGGCGGAGCGCCAGCAAAAAGCGCAGCGCATCCTGCGCGACGACGGCGCTACCTACAATATTTATGGTGAAGACGTTCGCCCTGGCCGCACCTGGGAACTCGATCTGGTACCCGCGCTTATCAGCAGTGAAGAGTGGGGGGTCATTGAGTCTGGCCTGTTAGAGCGGGCGGAGCTGTTTAACGCAATCCTCAAAGACCTCTATGGCGAACGAGAGCTGATTCGCCACGGCATTATTCCCCCGGAAGCCCTGTTCGCCCACGGCGGCTTTTTGCGCGCGTGCCACGGTATTACCACCCCCGGTGATCACGAGCTGATTATTCACGGGGTCGATATGATGCGCACCGAGAGCGGTGATATCTACATTCTTACCGATCGCACACAAGCCCCCAGTGGCATGGGCTATGCGCTGGAAAACCGCACGGTAATGTCTCGCGTTTTACCGAGCTTGTTTCGCGATAGCCAGGTCCATCGGCTGGCGACCTTCTTCCAGCGGTTGCGACAAAAGCTGTCATCATTGTCGATTAACCACGACCAACCTAGAGTGGTATTGCTCACGCCTGGCGCGCATAACGAGACCTATTTCGAACACGCCTACCTGGCCAATTACCTCGGGTTTCCCTTGGTACAAAGCGGCGATTTGGTGGTGCGCAACGGCTTTGTATGGATGCGCTCACTCGATGGCCTTAGCCGGGTGGATGTTATTTTGCGCCGCGTCGACGACTGGTACTGCGACCCGGTTGAACTGCGCAGCGATTCACAACTGGGCGTCGCCGGGTTACTGGAAGTGGTCCGCGCCGGACGGGTCGTTATTGCCAACCCGCTCGGATCGGGTGTTTTGGAAAACCCGCTGCTGTTCAAGTATCTCCCCGCGATCAGTAAATCGCTGATTGGCCGCGAGCCGCGCATGCAAAGTGTGGAAACCTATTGGTGCGGTGACAAGCAAGACATGAAGTATGTACTTGCCAACCTGAAAGATCTCGTCATTAAGCCAGTCTACCGTGGCAGGGGCGAAATCAGCATCAATGTGGGTGAGTTGCCGAAAGCAGAGCAGGAAACATTGCTGGCACGGGTGAAAGCCGAACCGAGTCAGTTTGTCGCACAACCGCTGATGCGCGCCTGCCATTTGCCCAGCTTTGTCGATAAGAGCCTGCAGCCGCGCCCCGCGATCACACGCAGTTTCGCCGTCGCAAGTGATACCTCCTACACCCTGATGCCCGGTGGCCTAACCCGCCTGGGCATCGTTGAAAACGGCTTTCTTATCGCCGGACAAGCAGGGTCGCAAAGCAAGGATACCTGGGTTATCGCCTCCGAGCCGGAGCGCGCCAGCAGCCAGGAGAAACTCGCCGAATCGTCGGGCTCTGCTAGCGAGAACCAGCTGCTCAGCCTGCCCAGTCGGGTGGTGGAAAACCTGTTCTGGATGGGCCGTTACGCAGAGCGCGCGGAAGCATCACTGCGCATCCTGCGCACTGTGTTCCTAAAACTCAATGGCGAAGAGCCTATCTCCACCGTCAGCCGCCGACACTTATTGGAAGCCGTTACCGGTATAACAGCGACTCTACCTGGCTTTAAAGACTGCGAGCCCGAACTGATCGACCACCCGGATGAAGAACTGCTCCTCGTCGCCAAGGCACCGTTCCGCCTGGGCAGCGTATACCACACGCTCACCTGTATGCTGCAAAGCGCAGATGAATCCAAAGAACTTTTGTCGTCGGATACCCTTCGCGTTATCAACGATATCCGCGACGCCCTGGACAACCTTGAATCGGCGCTTACCGGAGGCTTGAGCGCCGCGCCGGAGGAAGCGCTGGACCCATTGGTTACCGCCTTGATGGCGCTCTCGGGCTTGTGGCAGGAGAGTATGGTACGCGGCGTCGGATGGCAGTTTATGAACATCGGCCGGCGCATTGAGCGCGCGATGCAAACCACCTGCGCCATGCAGCACCTCCTGGTGCCGGTGCTCGCCGAAAACGAACAAACCACCTTGATGGAGTCGCTGCTGATATCAGTCGAAGCGCTGATCAGCTACCGCCGTCGCTATCGGGCACGCATGGGAATCAGCCAGGTACTTGAGTTGGTCATGCTGGATACGTCAAACCCTCGCTCGCTGCTGTATCAGCTGGATCAGCTTAAAAACCATCTGTCGTCATTGCCCATGGCCAAAAACATGGTCGAGCTGAGCCCCGAACAGCGGCTGATTCTGGAAGCCGAGACCTCCGCCCGCCTGTCGCTGCTTTCAGAGCTGGCTGCTGACGGCGAAGAGGAACGTGAAAAACTGAGCGCGCTGCTGAGCAAACTTGCTGAGTTACTGGGCACGCTGAGCAATGTTATCAGTGATAAATATTTCGATCACCGCATCGGTCCGCAGCAGCTGGTACACAACACCTGGGATAACCGTTCATGA
- a CDS encoding transglutaminase family protein, which produces MKYRIRHITEYEYAARVSHCYNVAHMIPRTSLRQTCEQHRISIAPHASFTAKREDYFGNQAFHFEIQRPHEKLVITSESEVTVSPQHSALNLDLGVTCFDARLQLNESTDPEVLLAREFLLDSPMIKPFDALKAYALPSFEEERPLLSAVADLTRRIFEDFEYSPQSTTVATPLSEVVETRKGVCQDFAHLQIGCLRALGYPAKYVSGYIETLPPPGKEKLVGSDASHAWISVYSPREGWFEFDPTNNQIAGEQHIITAWGRDYFDVTPLRGVIFGGGENPLLNVSVDVARL; this is translated from the coding sequence ATGAAGTACCGTATTCGCCATATCACCGAGTACGAGTATGCGGCTCGGGTTTCCCACTGCTACAACGTCGCCCACATGATTCCTCGTACCAGCCTGCGCCAGACCTGTGAGCAGCACCGAATCAGTATCGCGCCGCATGCGTCCTTTACCGCCAAACGCGAAGACTATTTCGGCAACCAGGCCTTTCATTTTGAAATTCAGCGCCCGCACGAAAAACTGGTGATCACCTCCGAGAGTGAAGTCACTGTATCGCCACAACACAGCGCGCTCAATTTGGATTTGGGTGTGACCTGCTTCGACGCGCGCCTGCAGCTCAATGAATCCACCGATCCGGAGGTGTTATTGGCGCGCGAATTCTTGCTCGATTCACCGATGATTAAGCCTTTCGACGCACTGAAAGCCTATGCGCTGCCGTCTTTCGAGGAAGAGCGTCCGCTGCTCTCGGCAGTGGCGGACCTGACCCGGCGGATCTTTGAAGATTTCGAGTACAGCCCGCAGTCGACCACTGTCGCTACACCGCTTTCCGAAGTCGTAGAAACCCGTAAAGGCGTATGTCAGGATTTTGCACACCTGCAAATTGGCTGTTTGCGCGCGCTGGGCTACCCTGCGAAATATGTCTCGGGTTACATTGAAACGCTGCCACCCCCGGGCAAAGAAAAGCTGGTTGGGTCAGATGCATCGCATGCCTGGATATCGGTCTATTCGCCGCGGGAAGGCTGGTTTGAATTTGACCCAACCAATAATCAAATAGCCGGCGAACAACACATCATCACGGCCTGGGGACGGGACTATTTCGACGTAACTCCCCTGCGAGGCGTGATCTTTGGCGGCGGTGAAAACCCGCTGCTAAACGTTTCTGTCGACGTCGCCCGTCTATAG
- a CDS encoding OFA family MFS transporter → MKNRWLIALSAVGVHVSIGSVYAFSVIKKPLGELLEHASNNEIAWTFSFAIFFLGISAAIMGHFVEQRGPRVAGRIAAAFFGGGLVVAGIGASLQNLYVVWLGYGVLGGIGLGIGYITPVSTLLSWFPDRRGFASGLAIMGFGFGAFFGGPLFQKLMTHFGMSAYGISDLAQAAQLPAIVEQLGGIADTTIRDQQIAALVAAKGIATNWFIMGAVYFTVMFASASYLEKPPEGWLPAGMKNDVATGKTVATKPLFDLTARQAVKTGPFWALWTMMFLNISCGIAVIYSASPLAQETIGLTAAEASAVVGLMSLFNGLGRIGWASLSDYIGRASTFTAFFVVQILAFYLLPNLTNVLLFQIALFSILSCYGGGFSTAPAFIGDMFGTRQLGQILGYVLTAWAAAGLAGPQVAAYVRSLTGSYETTLHIFAGVFVIALVVSLVMKIMLTRARQCEPQSALN, encoded by the coding sequence ATGAAAAATCGCTGGCTAATTGCGCTTTCAGCGGTGGGCGTGCACGTCTCCATCGGCTCTGTGTACGCTTTCAGCGTCATTAAGAAACCGCTCGGTGAACTTCTGGAGCACGCCAGCAACAACGAAATTGCCTGGACGTTCAGTTTTGCCATTTTCTTCCTCGGTATCTCCGCCGCCATTATGGGGCACTTCGTGGAGCAGCGAGGACCGCGCGTCGCGGGGCGCATCGCTGCGGCGTTTTTCGGCGGCGGGCTGGTGGTTGCAGGTATTGGCGCCAGTTTACAAAACCTCTATGTGGTTTGGCTGGGCTACGGTGTCCTGGGGGGGATTGGGCTCGGTATCGGCTATATCACGCCAGTCTCCACACTTCTGAGCTGGTTTCCGGATCGGCGCGGGTTCGCCAGTGGTCTCGCCATTATGGGGTTCGGCTTCGGCGCGTTCTTTGGTGGGCCTCTGTTTCAGAAGCTGATGACGCACTTTGGTATGAGCGCCTATGGCATCAGTGATCTAGCCCAGGCCGCCCAATTGCCGGCGATAGTTGAACAGCTTGGCGGCATTGCCGATACGACCATCAGAGATCAACAAATTGCGGCGCTAGTAGCAGCGAAAGGCATAGCAACCAACTGGTTTATCATGGGCGCGGTCTACTTCACCGTCATGTTTGCGTCTGCATCGTATCTGGAAAAACCGCCGGAAGGCTGGTTGCCTGCGGGTATGAAAAATGACGTGGCGACCGGCAAAACGGTCGCCACCAAGCCACTGTTCGACTTAACTGCTCGCCAGGCAGTGAAAACCGGCCCTTTCTGGGCTCTGTGGACAATGATGTTTCTCAACATATCCTGCGGCATCGCGGTCATCTATTCCGCGTCACCATTGGCACAGGAAACCATAGGTCTCACTGCCGCCGAAGCCTCTGCTGTGGTCGGCCTGATGTCGTTATTTAATGGCTTAGGGCGTATCGGGTGGGCCTCTCTGTCAGATTACATTGGCCGCGCGAGCACTTTCACGGCGTTTTTTGTTGTCCAGATCCTGGCTTTCTATCTGCTGCCCAATCTGACCAACGTATTGCTGTTCCAGATAGCGCTGTTTTCCATCCTCAGTTGCTACGGCGGTGGATTTTCCACCGCGCCAGCATTTATTGGCGACATGTTCGGCACTCGTCAATTGGGCCAGATTCTTGGTTATGTGCTAACGGCCTGGGCCGCAGCCGGTCTGGCAGGCCCCCAGGTCGCCGCTTATGTGCGCTCCCTCACGGGGAGTTACGAGACGACGCTGCATATTTTTGCCGGCGTATTCGTCATTGCTCTGGTCGTATCGTTGGTGATGAAAATTATGCTCACTCGCGCAAGACAATGTGAACCGCAAAGTGCGTTAAATTAG
- a CDS encoding response regulator, giving the protein MKPLRILIAEDNDDHAELIMDVLEESSCPSVVERKVNGRDLLDYIELLAAAGPNVPLPELILLDIKMPLVNGISALEHLKKHPTLKKIPVIMLSTSANAEEVERCYGLGANSYIVKPFDHTEFEHKLRNLRGYWSETTVLPQIATGAENDKPGGD; this is encoded by the coding sequence ATGAAACCACTAAGAATATTGATAGCTGAAGACAACGATGACCACGCAGAGTTGATAATGGACGTACTTGAAGAATCATCCTGCCCAAGTGTGGTTGAACGAAAAGTTAATGGTCGGGATTTGTTGGATTATATTGAGTTATTAGCCGCGGCTGGACCGAACGTTCCGCTTCCGGAGCTTATTCTTTTAGACATAAAGATGCCTTTGGTTAACGGCATTAGCGCACTGGAGCACTTAAAAAAGCACCCGACGCTAAAGAAAATACCGGTGATAATGCTGAGCACATCCGCGAACGCAGAAGAGGTGGAACGCTGTTACGGACTCGGAGCAAACAGCTATATTGTTAAACCCTTTGATCACACCGAGTTCGAACATAAGTTGCGCAATTTACGCGGGTACTGGAGTGAAACCACGGTGCTGCCGCAGATCGCAACTGGGGCTGAGAACGACAAACCCGGTGGTGATTAA
- a CDS encoding sensor histidine kinase, whose amino-acid sequence MALYTLTKQKFVLLSLMLVAVVLLWLLYLQSKTREQVLADYEVVLRSELVLRQGLLDDELGDSFRHAEFLFRTPPINGFIRALQNDGYDELERSTLAQWDQRLKTIFVAYLESNSSIVQIRYIGLADNGRELVRVDRRPEGITVVDTDGLQEKGHRDYFLAGTRLAPEQIYLSPITLNREQGKVEEPAWPTYRVVKPVYAPGQQLFGMLVVNFDARPLLERLTAETELGQRSAAFLLNDRGDYLTHPIKDEAFRWEYGPTDTWFTDTSIGNQVMLTHMTPVYHRTMATRYQMLSQEVAFDQSSPPVVYRVVAGVQKSVIDAEVFRRQLLSAAVDITLGAVIYLLLFLYLRLSEKNRQEINLRAQLHALFQGTNNAILSTDVNGKVLSWNPAALALFNTEEDVIRDANAKTLLQFDENSDFSRADFLRVMAGLEHATLETRLVRKNAESIDVSLSLSPVIDGENHRSGVAMIFHDISAAKKLQHNLETLNERLQEHNAEMEKFIYSVSHDLKAPLVTIGSFTEKILTTCGDTLDEKNRHRLNRIIVNTQNMAEILNELLQLSRIVREDIQVAPCRLKTCVDTACEALHQQILESNASITTNDSEHEFVCNGKLLANCLQNLIANAIQYCDPSRDLRISVGLKFHEHVARVWVKDNGMGIERQYHEQIFKIFERLDVGEGNGVGLAIVKSIVEKHGGWVELDSEPGMGSTFTLCFPQGKGDDETTKNIDS is encoded by the coding sequence ATGGCTTTATATACGTTGACGAAACAGAAGTTTGTACTGCTGTCTCTGATGTTGGTAGCCGTGGTATTACTGTGGTTGCTTTACTTGCAGAGCAAAACGCGTGAGCAGGTTTTGGCAGATTATGAAGTCGTGTTGCGCAGTGAACTGGTGCTCCGCCAGGGCCTGCTCGATGACGAACTGGGGGATAGCTTTCGTCACGCCGAGTTTTTGTTTCGCACGCCGCCAATCAACGGTTTTATACGAGCACTTCAAAACGACGGCTACGACGAGCTGGAGCGGTCTACGCTTGCGCAATGGGACCAACGCCTAAAAACCATATTTGTCGCCTATTTGGAATCCAATAGTAGCATTGTCCAGATTCGCTATATCGGACTGGCCGACAATGGCCGTGAGCTGGTACGAGTGGACCGTCGCCCCGAGGGCATTACGGTGGTGGATACCGACGGATTACAGGAAAAAGGTCATCGCGATTATTTCCTCGCGGGTACCCGGTTGGCACCGGAGCAAATCTATCTATCACCAATTACCTTGAACCGCGAGCAAGGCAAGGTAGAGGAGCCTGCATGGCCAACGTACCGGGTTGTTAAACCCGTTTACGCGCCTGGCCAGCAATTATTTGGCATGTTGGTCGTTAACTTCGACGCTCGCCCACTCTTGGAAAGGCTAACCGCAGAAACAGAGCTGGGTCAGCGCTCCGCAGCTTTCCTGCTCAACGACCGCGGGGATTACCTTACCCACCCCATTAAAGATGAAGCCTTTCGCTGGGAGTACGGCCCAACGGATACCTGGTTTACCGATACCTCGATTGGCAACCAGGTGATGTTGACCCACATGACACCCGTGTACCACCGCACCATGGCAACCCGCTATCAAATGTTGTCGCAAGAGGTAGCTTTTGATCAGAGCTCGCCGCCCGTCGTTTATCGTGTAGTGGCAGGTGTGCAGAAATCTGTGATCGATGCCGAGGTGTTTCGGCGACAGTTATTATCTGCTGCAGTTGATATTACTCTTGGCGCGGTGATCTATTTGCTACTTTTCCTTTACCTGCGGTTAAGCGAGAAAAATCGCCAGGAAATTAATTTGCGGGCTCAGCTCCATGCTCTCTTTCAAGGTACCAATAATGCCATTCTGAGCACCGACGTGAACGGCAAGGTGTTGTCGTGGAACCCTGCCGCACTAGCACTATTTAACACGGAAGAAGATGTGATTCGCGATGCAAACGCCAAAACCCTATTGCAGTTCGACGAAAACTCCGATTTCAGCCGCGCGGACTTTCTACGCGTAATGGCGGGGCTGGAGCACGCGACTCTCGAAACCCGCCTGGTGCGCAAAAATGCGGAATCAATCGATGTTTCGTTGTCGTTATCACCGGTCATCGATGGTGAAAATCATCGTTCGGGGGTGGCGATGATTTTTCATGATATATCTGCTGCGAAAAAACTGCAGCACAATCTGGAGACCCTCAACGAGCGATTGCAGGAACACAATGCCGAAATGGAAAAATTTATCTACAGTGTGTCGCACGATTTAAAGGCACCACTGGTCACCATCGGCAGTTTTACCGAGAAAATTCTCACTACCTGCGGCGATACGCTCGATGAAAAAAACCGGCACAGGTTGAACCGTATCATCGTAAATACGCAGAATATGGCGGAAATTCTAAACGAACTCCTCCAGCTTTCCCGCATTGTGCGAGAGGATATACAAGTTGCGCCCTGCCGCCTGAAAACCTGCGTGGATACCGCATGCGAGGCGTTGCATCAGCAGATATTAGAATCCAATGCCTCGATCACGACCAATGATTCTGAGCACGAATTTGTTTGTAATGGCAAGTTATTGGCTAACTGCTTGCAGAACCTGATTGCCAATGCCATTCAGTACTGCGATCCAAGTCGTGATTTAAGAATTTCCGTGGGTTTGAAGTTCCACGAACACGTGGCGCGAGTGTGGGTAAAAGACAATGGTATGGGTATAGAGCGACAGTACCACGAGCAAATATTCAAAATTTTTGAGAGATTGGATGTCGGCGAAGGTAATGGCGTTGGCTTGGCGATAGTTAAAAGTATTGTCGAAAAACACGGTGGCTGGGTAGAGCTGGATTCTGAGCCCGGCATGGGTAGTACGTTTACACTGTGTTTTCCGCAGGGCAAGGGTGACGATGAAACCACTAAGAATATTGATAGCTGA
- a CDS encoding endo-1,4-beta-xylanase, with amino-acid sequence MTINRRQFLLQSSATLAALATIKQRALAKALEITSIKDLYKDDFYIGTAIGDRQMREADPKFLNLVAKEFNAVTMENSMKWERVHPRPGKWNWELADKFMDFADKHKMYKVGHVLVWHSQVPSWVFQDEAGKPLDKNALLARMRGHIGKIAGRYAGRMNAWDVVNEAIDEDKGWRKSPWFNIIGPDFMDYAFNFARETDSSAQLVYNDYNMHNPGKRAFLVDYIRKAKKRGVPIQGVGLQGHVGLDFPDISEFEASLKAYAAEGMRLHITELDLDVLPVAWEFSGAEISASFEYSDKINPYPNGLPAKVEQQLTDRYVEFFKLFLKYRDHIDRVTFWGVSDKNSWKNDFPVKGRTNYPLLFDRNFERKPCYDAIAKLKI; translated from the coding sequence ATGACCATCAACCGACGTCAATTTCTGCTTCAATCCTCGGCCACCTTGGCTGCTCTCGCCACAATTAAGCAGCGCGCGCTCGCTAAAGCGCTGGAAATTACTTCCATAAAAGACCTTTACAAAGACGACTTCTACATTGGCACGGCCATTGGCGATCGTCAGATGCGTGAGGCCGATCCAAAATTCCTTAACCTGGTTGCCAAAGAATTTAACGCGGTGACTATGGAAAACTCCATGAAATGGGAGCGCGTGCACCCTCGCCCCGGCAAGTGGAACTGGGAGCTTGCAGACAAATTTATGGATTTCGCCGACAAGCACAAGATGTACAAAGTCGGCCACGTTCTGGTTTGGCACTCACAGGTACCGAGCTGGGTATTTCAGGACGAGGCAGGTAAACCGCTGGATAAAAATGCGTTATTGGCGCGGATGCGCGGTCACATAGGCAAAATTGCTGGCCGTTACGCCGGGCGAATGAATGCCTGGGACGTAGTCAACGAGGCGATCGACGAAGACAAGGGGTGGCGTAAGAGCCCGTGGTTTAACATCATAGGTCCGGATTTTATGGACTATGCGTTTAATTTCGCGCGTGAAACGGATTCATCAGCACAACTGGTTTACAACGATTACAACATGCATAACCCGGGTAAACGCGCATTTCTTGTGGATTATATTCGCAAGGCAAAAAAACGCGGTGTGCCTATTCAGGGCGTTGGTTTGCAAGGCCATGTGGGGCTCGATTTTCCTGATATTTCGGAGTTTGAAGCGAGTTTAAAAGCCTATGCGGCTGAAGGTATGCGCCTACACATTACCGAGCTGGATTTAGATGTATTACCTGTCGCATGGGAGTTTTCCGGCGCGGAAATTTCCGCGAGTTTTGAGTACTCAGACAAGATCAACCCCTATCCGAATGGGCTTCCCGCCAAAGTTGAGCAGCAGTTAACCGACCGTTATGTGGAATTTTTCAAATTATTTTTGAAATACAGAGACCACATCGATCGTGTGACTTTTTGGGGGGTAAGCGACAAAAACTCCTGGAAAAATGACTTCCCGGTAAAAGGCCGAACGAATTACCCATTGTTGTTCGATCGCAATTTCGAACGTAAACCCTGCTACGACGCGATCGCAAAATTAAAAATCTAG
- the grxD gene encoding Grx4 family monothiol glutaredoxin, which produces MDIMETIKKQLQDNPVILYMKGSPNAPQCGFSMRASQALMECGKRFAYVDVLSNPDIRQQLPVYANWPTFPQLWVNGELVGGCDIISEMHEQGELKSLIDSAAAEDTPAAE; this is translated from the coding sequence ATGGACATCATGGAGACTATCAAGAAGCAATTGCAGGACAACCCAGTCATTCTCTACATGAAAGGTTCACCAAACGCACCGCAATGTGGTTTTTCCATGCGCGCATCTCAGGCGCTGATGGAGTGCGGCAAGCGCTTTGCCTATGTAGACGTGCTTTCCAACCCGGATATCCGCCAGCAACTGCCGGTATATGCAAACTGGCCAACCTTCCCGCAGTTGTGGGTGAATGGTGAGCTGGTAGGCGGCTGCGACATCATTAGTGAAATGCACGAGCAAGGTGAGCTTAAATCCCTGATCGACAGTGCCGCGGCCGAGGATACTCCTGCCGCAGAATAA
- a CDS encoding acetylornithine transaminase — MSDSALMNTYGERTTTLVKGDGAYLWDSEGNRYLDALSGIAVCGLGYNHPAVTRAIAEQAEKLIHCSNLYLIEPQQALGKILVDASGMEKVFFSNSGAEANEAALKIARKFGQQKGISHPHVITADRSFHGRTMATLSATGNTKVKQGFEPLVEGFSHVPFNDIDAIKAAATANTVAIMVEPVQGEGGVNVPAADYLNALRELCDSNDWLLILDEIQTGNGRTGRFFAYQHNKILPDVVTTAKGLGNGVPIGACLARGKAAEILQPGNHGSTFGGNPLVCNAGLAATQTLLEQDLMTRAASLGEMMLTQFRESLSDVACVVDIRGKGLMIGIELDQPCGDLVAQAKQKGVLINVTAGNTIRLLPPLIISDEQARTIVDTVVDLIKQ, encoded by the coding sequence ATGTCGGACTCAGCGCTCATGAATACGTATGGAGAGCGAACAACGACCCTGGTAAAAGGCGATGGCGCCTACCTGTGGGACAGTGAAGGCAACCGCTATCTGGACGCCTTGTCCGGGATTGCCGTATGCGGTCTGGGGTACAACCACCCGGCTGTGACGCGAGCAATCGCCGAGCAGGCAGAAAAGCTGATCCACTGTTCCAACCTGTACCTCATTGAACCACAGCAGGCATTGGGCAAAATACTGGTGGATGCTTCTGGCATGGAGAAGGTGTTTTTCTCCAATTCCGGTGCCGAGGCCAACGAGGCGGCGCTGAAGATCGCGCGCAAATTCGGCCAGCAAAAAGGCATTAGCCACCCCCATGTGATCACCGCCGACCGCAGCTTCCACGGCCGCACCATGGCGACCTTGTCAGCAACCGGCAACACCAAAGTGAAACAAGGGTTTGAGCCGCTGGTCGAAGGTTTCAGTCATGTCCCTTTCAACGACATCGACGCGATAAAAGCCGCTGCCACCGCCAATACAGTCGCGATCATGGTCGAGCCCGTGCAAGGCGAAGGCGGTGTCAATGTCCCTGCTGCGGATTACCTCAACGCGTTGCGCGAACTCTGCGACAGCAATGACTGGCTACTGATTCTGGACGAGATCCAAACGGGCAACGGCCGCACCGGTCGTTTTTTCGCCTATCAACATAACAAGATCCTCCCCGATGTGGTTACTACAGCTAAAGGCCTGGGCAACGGTGTTCCCATCGGCGCATGCCTCGCGCGCGGCAAAGCCGCGGAGATTCTGCAGCCGGGAAACCACGGCTCCACGTTCGGCGGCAACCCTTTGGTATGTAATGCCGGGCTCGCCGCAACGCAAACCTTACTCGAGCAGGATTTAATGACCCGCGCCGCGTCCCTGGGCGAAATGATGCTGACTCAGTTCCGTGAAAGCCTGAGCGACGTGGCTTGCGTAGTGGATATTCGCGGCAAAGGTTTGATGATCGGCATCGAACTGGATCAGCCTTGTGGCGACCTGGTAGCGCAAGCGAAACAAAAGGGCGTTTTAATAAACGTAACTGCGGGCAATACCATTCGCCTGCTGCCCCCACTGATTATCAGCGACGAACAGGCTCGCACCATAGTCGACACCGTGGTCGACCTGATAAAACAATAA